Proteins from one Rhodohalobacter mucosus genomic window:
- the hemC gene encoding hydroxymethylbilane synthase produces the protein MSDASPIRIGTRDSELATWQAHQVEKELQKQGHPTKIVFVKSEGDLDLTTPLTEMGGKGVFTKALDDALLKSQIDVAVHSYKDLPTDNPLPLAVSAVMEREDPRDSLVAPKGTGFLNDDSISAIIATSSNRRKAQWLHRYPGHEITNIRGNVNTRLRKVRENEWHGAIFAAAGLKRISLDHHISEYLDWMVPAPAQGAMAVMVREEDERMIEITSILNHKETELCTRLERELLNELEGGCSAPVGAFAWIEGDEVILHAVVLKIDGSLQYDIEVKAPVEESEEMGRHAARNLLAQGADKLVEDMRKQQ, from the coding sequence ATGAGTGACGCTTCCCCGATCCGGATTGGAACGCGCGACAGCGAGCTTGCAACCTGGCAGGCGCATCAGGTGGAAAAAGAGCTTCAAAAACAGGGTCACCCCACAAAGATTGTATTTGTAAAGTCGGAAGGCGACCTGGATCTCACCACACCGCTGACTGAAATGGGCGGGAAAGGCGTATTCACCAAAGCACTCGATGATGCGCTTCTGAAATCACAGATAGATGTAGCGGTTCACTCCTACAAGGATCTTCCAACCGATAACCCGCTTCCACTCGCCGTATCCGCCGTGATGGAGCGGGAGGACCCGCGCGACAGCCTCGTGGCTCCGAAGGGAACGGGTTTTTTGAATGATGACAGCATCTCCGCGATCATCGCCACGAGCAGCAACCGCAGGAAGGCTCAATGGCTTCACCGTTATCCGGGCCATGAAATTACCAATATCCGCGGAAACGTTAATACGCGCCTCCGGAAAGTGCGTGAAAATGAATGGCACGGCGCGATCTTTGCGGCGGCAGGACTGAAACGGATCAGCCTCGACCATCATATCAGCGAGTACCTCGACTGGATGGTCCCCGCGCCCGCACAGGGAGCCATGGCGGTGATGGTTAGGGAAGAGGATGAGCGCATGATTGAAATAACCTCTATTCTGAATCATAAGGAAACAGAACTTTGCACCCGACTGGAACGTGAACTTCTGAACGAATTGGAGGGCGGCTGCAGCGCCCCGGTAGGTGCTTTTGCGTGGATAGAGGGCGACGAGGTTATTCTGCACGCCGTAGTGCTGAAAATTGACGGGTCACTGCAATATGATATTGAAGTAAAAGCGCCGGTGGAAGAGTCGGAAGAGATGGGGCGACATGCTGCACGCAATTTGCTTGCACAGGGAGCGGATAAGCTGGTTGAGGATATGAGGAAACAACAGTAG